One Catenulispora sp. GP43 genomic window, TGCTCAAGGGGCCGGGGGCTTCCAGAACCCGCCGCGCCGCGGCCATCGGGTCGCGTTTGGTGACCACGGCCCGCACGGTGTTCGCGTGCACCCGCGCGGTCGCCACCAGGACGTAGTTCCAGGCCAGCAGCAGGACCAGGGAGGCGACTGCTGCAACAGTCGCGGACAGGTCACTGCCGATCCAGAAGCCGATGGCGTCCTTGCCGTGAGGGCCGTTCGGGAAGTAGCCGTACTCGAGGCCGTGATAATGACGGCCGTTGAAGCCGCGCGGGATGTAGCGGTACCAGATCGGGACGGTGACGCCTCCCAGGAACGCCATCCAGATCGTCCAGACGACGGTGTCCAGGATGAACAGGGGGAGGGCCAGGAGAGTGAAGTATGAGAGCCCCCGCTGGGTGATC contains:
- a CDS encoding sensor domain-containing protein encodes the protein MNTEDMASLYGTPIWKRLRMYRNPLRMLFSGGVWASAWYLLSSLVVCLALFCVITTITVTSAALVIIWAGLPLLIGSAYFIRGCVVLERGRARAVIPEGLPALPPVETAEGFFPTLKAVWRDRITQRGLSYFTLLALPLFILDTVVWTIWMAFLGGVTVPIWYRYIPRGFNGRHYHGLEYGYFPNGPHGKDAIGFWIGSDLSATVAAVASLVLLLAWNYVLVATARVHANTVRAVVTKRDPMAAARRVLEAPGPLSTSAGG